In Camelus bactrianus isolate YW-2024 breed Bactrian camel chromosome 18, ASM4877302v1, whole genome shotgun sequence, one DNA window encodes the following:
- the NUDT16L1 gene encoding tudor-interacting repair regulator protein isoform X1 produces the protein MHLRGSAGAALGTGKMSTAVVPELKQISRVEAMRLGPGWSHSCHAMLYAANPGQLFGRIPMRFSVLMQMRFDGLLGFPGGFVDRRFWSLEDGLNRVLGLGLGCLRLTEADYLSSHLTEGPHRVVAHLYARQLTLEQLHAVEISAVHSRDHGLEVLGLMRVPLYTQKDRVGGFPNFLSNAFISTAKYQLLFALKVLNMMPEEKLAEALAAATEKQKKALEKLLPSSS, from the exons ATGCACTTAAGAGGCAGCGCTGGGGCAGCACTGGGTACTGGCAAGATGTCGACGGCAGTGGTCCCTGAGTTGAAGCAGATCAGCAGAGTGGAGGCGATgcgcctggggccaggctggagcCACTCGTGCCACGCCATGCTGTATGCTGCAAACCCCGGGCAGCTCTTTGGCCGCATCCCCATGCGCTTCTCGGTGCTG ATGCAGATGCGTTTCGACGGGCTGCTGGGCTTCCCCGGGGGATTCGTGGACCGACGCTTCTGGTCGCTGGAGGACGGACTGAACCGAgttctgggcctgggcctgggctgccTGCGCCTCACAGAGGCCGACTATTTGAGCTCGCACCTGACCGAGGGCCCGCACCGCGTCGTGGCGCACCTGTACGCGCGGCAGCTGACCCTGGAACAGCTGCACGCCGTGGAGATCAGTGCGGTGCACTCGCGCGACCACGGCCTGGAG GTGCTGGGGCTCATGCGGGTCCCACTGTACACCCAGAAGGACCGAGTCGGTGGCTTTCCCAACTTCCTGAGTAATGCTTTCATCAGCACAGCCAAGTACCAGCTCCTCTTTGCCCTCAAGGTGCTCAACATGATGCCCGAGGAGAAGCTGGCTGAGGCCTTGGCTGCGGCCACGGAGAAGCAGAAGAAAGCCCTAGAGAAGCTGCTCCCATCTTCCTCCTGA
- the NUDT16L1 gene encoding tudor-interacting repair regulator protein isoform X2 has protein sequence MHLRGSAGAALGTGKMSTAVVPELKQISRVEAMRLGPGWSHSCHAMLYAANPGQLFGRIPMRFSVLMQMRFDGLLGFPGGFVDRRFWSLEDGLNRVLGLGLGCLRLTEADYLSSHLTEGPHRVVAHLYARQLTLEQLHAVEISAVHSRDHGLEVGPPPVPRPPPWGLALAPRKAPMGAGAHAGPTVHPEGPSRWLSQLPE, from the exons ATGCACTTAAGAGGCAGCGCTGGGGCAGCACTGGGTACTGGCAAGATGTCGACGGCAGTGGTCCCTGAGTTGAAGCAGATCAGCAGAGTGGAGGCGATgcgcctggggccaggctggagcCACTCGTGCCACGCCATGCTGTATGCTGCAAACCCCGGGCAGCTCTTTGGCCGCATCCCCATGCGCTTCTCGGTGCTG ATGCAGATGCGTTTCGACGGGCTGCTGGGCTTCCCCGGGGGATTCGTGGACCGACGCTTCTGGTCGCTGGAGGACGGACTGAACCGAgttctgggcctgggcctgggctgccTGCGCCTCACAGAGGCCGACTATTTGAGCTCGCACCTGACCGAGGGCCCGCACCGCGTCGTGGCGCACCTGTACGCGCGGCAGCTGACCCTGGAACAGCTGCACGCCGTGGAGATCAGTGCGGTGCACTCGCGCGACCACGGCCTGGAGGTGGGGCCGCCGCCcgtcccccgccccccaccctggGGTTTGGCTCTGGCCCCGCGGAAGGCACCGATGG GTGCTGGGGCTCATGCGGGTCCCACTGTACACCCAGAAGGACCGAGTCGGTGGCTTTCCCAACTTCCTGAGTAA